From Pseudoalteromonas rubra, one genomic window encodes:
- the mpl gene encoding UDP-N-acetylmuramate:L-alanyl-gamma-D-glutamyl-meso-diaminopimelate ligase has translation MHIHILGICGTFMGGIAAIAKSLGHKVTGSDQNVYPPMSTQLESLGIELTQGYDPAQLDPAPDMVVIGNAMSRGNACVEYVLERGLPYTSGPEWLKHHVLQNSWVLAVAGTHGKTTTASMLAWLLEYAGLRPGFLIGGIVQNFGVSARTSDTPFFVIEADEYDTAFFDKRSKFVHYLPRTLIMNNLEFDHADIFADLAAIQTQFHHLLRTLPAQGKAIYPAADKPLCEVIDKGFWSQQETLGGDWDYRLCKADGSQFEVLLNNESQGMVNWQAIGEHNVKNALMAIAAARHVGIPVSVSIEALGEFKSPKRRMELLGEVNGVCVYDDFAHHPTAIETTLAGLRAKVGDARITAILEPRSNTMKMGVHQQTLMDSLAAADEVLLFEPPKLSWSLQEAAQQAGYGCYHNTDDIVAAVAAQAKPGEHVLIMSNGGFNGIHEAVLSALREKRS, from the coding sequence ATGCATATTCACATTCTTGGGATCTGCGGCACCTTTATGGGTGGCATTGCGGCCATTGCAAAATCGCTGGGCCATAAGGTGACGGGATCCGATCAAAACGTTTATCCCCCTATGAGCACTCAGCTGGAGTCGCTTGGTATTGAATTAACTCAGGGCTACGATCCGGCTCAGCTGGATCCGGCACCCGATATGGTGGTGATTGGCAATGCCATGAGCCGCGGTAACGCCTGTGTGGAATATGTGTTGGAACGCGGCTTACCTTACACCTCAGGTCCCGAATGGTTAAAACATCACGTCTTGCAAAACAGTTGGGTACTGGCAGTGGCCGGTACTCACGGTAAAACGACGACTGCCAGTATGCTGGCCTGGTTGCTGGAATACGCAGGATTGCGTCCCGGTTTTCTGATCGGGGGCATAGTACAGAACTTTGGTGTATCGGCGCGTACCAGTGATACCCCGTTTTTTGTCATTGAAGCCGATGAATATGACACGGCGTTCTTTGATAAGCGCAGCAAGTTTGTCCATTACCTGCCGCGGACCTTGATCATGAATAACCTTGAATTTGATCACGCCGATATTTTTGCCGATTTGGCTGCAATTCAGACCCAGTTTCACCATTTGCTTCGTACTTTACCTGCGCAGGGTAAAGCAATTTACCCGGCAGCGGATAAACCCCTATGCGAAGTGATAGATAAAGGCTTCTGGAGCCAGCAAGAAACGCTCGGTGGTGACTGGGATTATCGCCTGTGTAAAGCGGATGGCAGCCAGTTTGAGGTGCTACTGAACAACGAAAGTCAGGGCATGGTGAATTGGCAGGCCATTGGCGAGCACAATGTTAAAAATGCGCTGATGGCGATCGCCGCTGCGCGTCATGTGGGTATTCCTGTGTCAGTCAGCATAGAGGCGCTCGGTGAATTTAAATCACCTAAGCGGCGGATGGAATTGCTGGGCGAGGTTAATGGAGTCTGTGTGTATGACGACTTTGCTCATCACCCCACAGCAATTGAAACCACTTTGGCCGGATTGCGTGCCAAGGTGGGTGATGCCCGTATTACAGCGATTCTGGAGCCGCGTTCTAACACCATGAAAATGGGTGTTCACCAGCAAACGTTGATGGACTCGCTGGCGGCAGCCGATGAGGTGTTGTTGTTTGAGCCGCCTAAGCTGAGCTGGTCATTACAAGAAGCAGCTCAACAAGCTGGATATGGGTGTTACCACAACACCGATGACATTGTGGCGGCGGTAGCGGCTCAGGCAAAGCCGGGCGAGCATGTCTTGATCATGAGCAACGGCGGGTTTAATGGGATCCATGAGGCAGTGTTAAGTGCACTGCGCGAAAAGAGGTCATAA
- the pyrE gene encoding orotate phosphoribosyltransferase — MKQYQKDFIEFALQKQVLKFGEFTLKSGRTSPYFFNAGLFNTGRDLARLGRFYAAALEDAGIAYDVLFGPAYKGIPIATTTAVALADHYDKDVPYCFNRKEKKQHGEGGNLVGSELAGRIMLVDDVITAGTAIRESMEIIAANGADLAGVLIALDRQEKGKGELSAIQEVERDFNTEVVSIVKLADLITYLEQQGDMAEHLEAVKAYRDQYGVA, encoded by the coding sequence ATGAAACAGTATCAAAAAGACTTTATTGAATTTGCCCTACAAAAGCAGGTGCTGAAGTTTGGTGAATTTACGCTTAAATCTGGCCGTACCAGCCCTTATTTCTTTAATGCAGGTTTGTTCAACACTGGCCGTGATTTGGCGCGCTTAGGTCGTTTTTACGCAGCCGCATTGGAAGATGCTGGCATTGCGTACGATGTTCTGTTCGGCCCTGCGTATAAAGGTATCCCAATTGCGACGACCACGGCTGTTGCACTGGCAGATCATTATGATAAAGACGTCCCTTACTGCTTTAACCGTAAAGAGAAAAAGCAGCACGGTGAAGGTGGCAACCTGGTAGGCTCTGAGCTGGCTGGTCGTATCATGCTGGTGGATGATGTGATCACGGCGGGCACGGCTATTCGTGAATCGATGGAAATCATCGCTGCCAATGGCGCAGATCTGGCGGGTGTGTTGATTGCTCTTGATCGTCAGGAAAAAGGCAAAGGTGAGCTGTCTGCTATTCAGGAAGTTGAGCGCGACTTTAACACCGAAGTTGTGTCTATCGTGAAGCTGGCTGATCTTATTACTTACCTTGAGCAACAAGGTGATATGGCCGAGCACCTGGAAGCGGTTAAAGCATATCGTGACCAGTACGGTGTTGCTTAA